From the Drechmeria coniospora strain ARSEF 6962 chromosome 02, whole genome shotgun sequence genome, the window CACCGTCCGTTCGCGGCGCATCTCTTCCACCTTCTCGGACAACGATTGGTCTGGCAGCGACGACTCTGTAGGACTGCGCCCCATTGTCGTTGAGGAGACAGATGGTCGAGGCGATGTCGCCCGCCGGGAGCTCCCGTTGCTGTCAATGAGCGGTGGGAGCACTTTGCTCGGAGAAGAGCTGAGGGCCGTCGGTGACGCTGAAAGGTCCAGGGGCTCCGCTCGTTCAACGGCACACTCCGCCGGGGTTTCGATCCTTCCATCTTCATCCATGGCCAGTTTCTCGTCCATTTCCCTTTCATCCCCCAGCTTACTCGACGCCGtgctggccgccgtcgtcccggTATACTCTGTCGGCTGTGTACTCTTGTCCTCTGATTCTGTGAAGGGCTGGGAAGTCCggtcgtcgccttcggtGGACGGTCCTGTCCCTTCGGTAGACGAAAGCGACTCCTTGGATTCATTGTCCGTAAACATCTTCTTCAGCTGCATCATGGTGAGCTGACGCATATCCTTGTCGCCCAAGAAATCAGCCTCGAATTTGGCAAAAGCCTGATCCCAGTCACCTGCTTTCTCGAGCATATCTCGAACGAGGCTGTTGAAAGGCACGACCTCGTAGTATTTGGAGTTGACGTATATGCTCTGCAACTGCCGCACCATTTTCGGCTGCTCCTCCTGTGCCCTCTTGGTCAACCGCTCGACTTCGGCCTTGCATGATTCAGCCTTTTCGGGAAGGACGCTGTCGATCCGAATGCTCTTGAGCCGAGCTCGAACGGATGCCATGAACTTGCTCCAACGCTCCTCCATCTTGGTGTATATCTCGTTTTTGAGCTTGAGATCATTCACAACCTTCCACGTGATTCGCGCGCGAGGCACCACAATCTCGAGAAGGTCGATGGGATCCCAGTGAATTCGAATCCGGGAGTCGCCGAGAGTGAAGTAGCGGACATGGTCTTGTTGGTGATCGTGAGAGCATTGCACAGCATCCTTCATCTTCAGCCCGCGACCCCAATACAGCAACTCTAGGTACTTTCCAAACGAATACTTGAACGTCGCCTCCGACATGGCCATTTCCTTGGAATCCTTCTTGCAAAGCTTACAGTACGTCCACATGGTtatgccgtcgccgagctcgggAGCTCTCGGGGCCGTGTTCGGAAAGTACTCGACGAAGACGGTGATGCGATACTGATCATGGACGTAGGTCCGATGATGTTCCGCCATCTTCCTCTCACAGCCATTCGAGTTGCAAATGTCGTTCTTGCTGTACGCCAAGTCCACTATGTATTGGCCAAGGGTGCAGTCCGGATCCATTCCAGTGTCCACATGCTGCTCGTCATAAAAGTTGATGGCGATTATGGTCGGCTCAATACATGGTATCTTGGTCTCCGTGCAAATGACAGAGTACAAGACGACAATGTTCTGGTGCGAGTATGGGTCAAACAAGTCGAGGTTTCCTTGAATGTACGTCTCCCATTGACGGGTTTGGGTCTGGTAGTTGTAGAGCGCTTTGTCGTATTCGGCGTCGTGGACTGCATGAAGAATCTCCATAATCTGTCTCGGTGCCTGTTGACCAATCTTCTCCACCATCTCCGGCTTGATGAGCAGGAACTTCTGCGGATCAGTCTTTTCCGAGTCCTCTTCCACGGCATCCTGGTCGCGGAGCCGCTTGAGATACAGGAGCCGTCTCTCCTGCTCGCGTGCCTTCATCAGCAGGTGCGGCTGCTTAAACTTTACGTACGGTGATGCCGACAGAATCTTCGTTTCATATTTGGCCACCATGTCGCTGTAGAatgtcggcatcggcacgtCGTCGGGCACCTGACTCTCGTGCGACGCGTGGCTGTGATGCTCATGCAGAGATACAAGCTTGAGTCGCTCGGTGGCAGGCGTCGGGAGATTCGCCACCTCGGTCTCATCCTCTCCGCTGATGGTGGAACTCTCGACAGCGGTCTGCGACGGAGGTTCACTCTCGCTCGAGGGTTGATTCACGATCGTTGTCGGACCACTGCGACTATCCGTCGCGCTCGTCAAGCTCAAAGATCTCTGGCCATCGGGCAACACCTGGACAGAATTCGACATGGAGCTTTCGCCGGCCTCTTCCGGCGTCTCGACAGACTCGTCCCTTAGCAAGCTCGACTCAAGCTTCGAATTGTAGACGACGTAGACCATAAACTCCATGATATTCTTGACCTTGCCTAGCAAGACGTTGCTGGCACCTCGGAGAGCAATGGTACATCCGAGATCTGGCCGGCAGCCCGAGATGAATATGTACGTTTTCTTCCGGCTAACGTAAAGTTCGTTGAAAAACGTCCTGACTTTGAACGCGGAGCATCTCCCGACGCGGACGGGAAGGGCCAGCATGTCAATCGACTCGATAatttcggcctcggcgcaaCGGGCGACGGCTTCAATGACGGTGTCCTTCACATTGTACGCGACTGAAATGTTCGCTTCGGAGAGGTACTGCATGGCAACGCCGGAAATGCCCTTCTGCGCCAACAAGACGTGAGGCCGTAAATTCGTGATTCGTTGAACGACGACCCTCAGGAATTCTTTCTCCTGCTCCATGACCGCCTGCAAGCTCATAAAATGCTGCTGTTGATGTCGCTGGTATTCGATCGGAAAGGTGACAAGGACGATTCGCGGGTTGAGGATCGTGCGCGACATGCTCTTGAGCGCCAGGTTCTTGGTAAAGACGACGCCGGAGACGTAAGAGGTTTTGCTAGGCTTGCTGCCGGGTATCCTCTTCAGTTTCACGTAGTGTCTGATGTCCATGTCCTCGCCTTTGGCGATGTCTGGCGTCACCTGATCCGTGAGATGAAGCAGGATGGGCACGAGAGACCTTTGCCACGCGGCGGGACTGGGGATCTCGGCGTCGGTCAAAAGCTGGCGAAGCAGCTTGTTGACGTGCTTCAGGCTCGACTGGTTCAGTTCCACCTTGGGCGCCCTCCCCCTCCGCAACGAATCATTTCTGGTCAGCTGGGTGCCAGGCAGGCTTGAGTCGAGAGGGAAGAGCATCTCGGAGGAAGTCGAAGGGCCTTTGTACACCACCGACTTGGGCCGTGGTGATCCCAAATGATGAACGCTGCCGCTCACGTTGCTGAGGTTGCGACGTCGGGCGGACCTTTTGTGGCTCAACAGACTCCCCGGTCCGTTGGTATCGTCGTAGACGCCTCTGCTAACATAGCTCATGCCGCTGATGCTCTTCTCGCCAGCCTTATGACGATTCTTCCTCGCTCCGGCGTACGATGCGAAGCCCGACTTTTCGTTCTCATAGCTCGCGGGGTGCGTCTCCGACGTTCCCATCGTCTGGAAGATGCTATTCATCTGCTCATCCCCGCTGGAGTCATCGGACATGTAATCAGCCAAGTCGGGATCGATGATGTTGTCGTCGTGGAAGGCGGGAAACTTTGGTTTCCTCGCGTTGTCCTCTTCGATGCGCTTGCGGAAGGGGGCCCGGTCATCAGCAGGAGCCTTGTATCGGCTCATGACTCCATGCTTGGAATGATGTCGTTTGTGTCccgccgaggacgggggACGGCTGGCGCTCAGGGACTTGAGGGAACGAGACGAGCCAGGTCGACTCAACTGAGGCGCATTGATTTCCAaaatcgacgaggagctgttGGGGTCCTTTACGCGGCGAGTCGCCGGaatcgccatcatcggcgtTGACACTGGCCGCGCGTCCTCGGACCCTTCCGACACCATGGTGGGATCCGGCTCTCTCACCGTCGGTTGGCTCGTGCTGCCGGATCCTTTCGATTGTTTCGGGCCGAATATTTTGGGCAGGAAGGAGCGCTCGTCTGCGGAGTCTTCGGAGGCGCTTCCGTCGACTCGTCTGCTGATAACCTCGAGGCAGTTCTTGCACACCCTCAGGGAGCCCTGGACGCCGAACTTCTCTccggagacgacggtggtGCATTTGGAGTCGAAAATGCACCCACAGGTCCTGCAATGATGTTTTCGTCGAAAAGCGGTAAAGGGCGCCTGGCAGAGGAAGCACTCTTTGACGGTGTCGTCCTTCATCCAGAATTCCCTGCTCAACACCTGCATCCGCATCTTGCCCAAGTGGGCGCTCATCTGATCCGAGGCTCTGTCCTCGCCCGTGATGGTGCCCATGATGTGCACGTTGCCAGATTGCCccttgtacaagtaggggTCCTCGGTGAAAGTGTCGTGGTGGAGGGAGCTGTGGGCAGTGGTGTTGATGGGACTGACTTCGGCGGTTCCGCGATCGAGAGACGATTCTCTCGATCCGGGATACCTCGGTGATATGGATCGGCTGATCCTGCTGATGACCGTGGGCGTCCTTCGCTCCGTATCGGGCGGGGCCATCGAGGACGCGTTCGAAACGCTTCGGGCATGCGAGTTCTGGGACTGGGCCGAGCTGCCAGGAGCGGACGTCTTGATGGGGCTCAGGCCTTTGTCACCGATGTCGCCGATGCTGGAAATGTCGTCTCGTGCGTCCTTGATGTCATACAAGGACATGGTAGTGTCAACCGTCGGCAGTCGGGTGTGGAGTTCGGCTCTACTAAGGCTCCTCCGGCTGGACCCTTGTCCGCCGCTCTCCTCCGTCTGAATGGTGCTGCGGCTGTTGTCCCTACGTATGGACAGAGGAGGTGCGATGGTGGGATCAGCAGCCACGACGGCACTGGTGGCGTTGGTCGGGAGGCTTTGGCGGCTCGAAGTCGTTGACTTTTGGCCCGTCATCAAGCTGATGCTCGTCGCTTTGGAGGATGGGGGCATCTGAGAGCGGCTATCGGTCGTTGTCGTGAGGCCGGCAGAGGAGGACATGTCGGTCATGGGAGCAGGTAGCGAGGAGATGGCCATCGTGGTATGGGATGTCTCGCCGCGGTTGGCCGAGGATATGGATAGGCGTGAGGaatggccgtcggccgtctttTTCGGCAAGTTATCCGCATTCTCAAAGACGGGCTCCTTGGAAGCCGTGGTCGGACTGACAGCGCCCACGACTTCCCGAAATCGACTGTAGAGTCCACTGAGGCCATGCTGAACCATCTCGCCGGCCGTGCCGCGGCTCTCGGAGGCGGGCGCGCCTTCTGGGGGAGTGGTAAAGTCATTGAAGGTCGTCAAGGTGTCGCAGCGGCTCGCGGAGGTGTGGATCTTGTCGAGAGCCTGCGCTAGCTGCTCCTTGTCGGTGACCGAGttggtcgaggtcgagccgCGTCGATGTCCGAAGCTGAGGGAGGGCGCCAGCGAGCCAGAAGGGTGGGTGTCGTCGACAGTCTTCGAGGTAGAGCTGCTAGCCATCTTGAAGGCTGCCTTCCGGCAGGGAGACGTCTCGATGCCGATGAGGCGGTCTTGGATGCAGCATGTAGAGGCTCATCGACCGTTCGGCTCGCGGGCGAACTGTTCAGCTCTGCTGTACTGATATCGGGTTGAACGCAGGCGACGGGACGCGACCATGGTGGGCGCCCAGAGCGATGGCCTGTGATGAGGTCGATTCTAGAAACGAAGGAACTCGGGTAGGACGGTGCTCGGGGTGGGAGGTTGTGTTGTGAGCGGCGATTGACGGGGTTGAGAGGCGTTGTAGGGAATGGTTGCAGGGAGTGGTTGTAGGGAgtgttgtagttgtaggtaaTAGGGAGTCTGGGTGACGCTCGTAAGCTGCTGCACTGTTCGAGTGCTCATAGGCTGTATGATGTGTGATGGGAGTACAGGCAGGCCGCAGCACGGTTGGTGCAGTGCGGTGCCGAGAAGGAATGACGAAAATTGGGGTGTATAAGTACAAGGTAAGGCGCGGTGCTAGAATGTCTCTTTCTTCCGTCCGGCACTTCGACAGTGCCAAAGAAAACAATATAATACAATGTCGCACAAGTTAGTCAGGGTATGATGTTCTTTGGAAGCTCTCCCGCAGCGCCCACTGGGCTTTTATATGTCCA encodes:
- a CDS encoding phosphatidylinositol-4-phosphate 5-kinase fab1, giving the protein MASSSTSKTVDDTHPSGSLAPSLSFGHRRGSTSTNSVTDKEQLAQALDKIHTSASRCDTLTTFNDFTTPPEGAPASESRGTAGEMVQHGLSGLYSRFREVVGAVSPTTASKEPVFENADNLPKKTADGHSSRLSISSANRGETSHTTMAISSLPAPMTDMSSSAGLTTTTDSRSQMPPSSKATSISLMTGQKSTTSSRQSLPTNATSAVVAADPTIAPPLSIRRDNSRSTIQTEESGGQGSSRRSLSRAELHTRLPTVDTTMSLYDIKDARDDISSIGDIGDKGLSPIKTSAPGSSAQSQNSHARSVSNASSMAPPDTERRTPTVISRISRSISPRYPGSRESSLDRGTAEVSPINTTAHSSLHHDTFTEDPYLYKGQSGNVHIMGTITGEDRASDQMSAHLGKMRMQVLSREFWMKDDTVKECFLCQAPFTAFRRKHHCRTCGCIFDSKCTTVVSGEKFGVQGSLRVCKNCLEVISRRVDGSASEDSADERSFLPKIFGPKQSKGSGSTSQPTVREPDPTMVSEGSEDARPVSTPMMAIPATRRVKDPNSSSSILEINAPQLSRPGSSRSLKSLSASRPPSSAGHKRHHSKHGVMSRYKAPADDRAPFRKRIEEDNARKPKFPAFHDDNIIDPDLADYMSDDSSGDEQMNSIFQTMGTSETHPASYENEKSGFASYAGARKNRHKAGEKSISGMSYVSRGVYDDTNGPGSLLSHKRSARRRNLSNVSGSVHHLGSPRPKSVVYKGPSTSSEMLFPLDSSLPGTQLTRNDSLRRGRAPKVELNQSSLKHVNKLLRQLLTDAEIPSPAAWQRSLVPILLHLTDQVTPDIAKGEDMDIRHYVKLKRIPGSKPSKTSYVSGVVFTKNLALKSMSRTILNPRIVLVTFPIEYQRHQQQHFMSLQAVMEQEKEFLRVVVQRITNLRPHVLLAQKGISGVAMQYLSEANISVAYNVKDTVIEAVARCAEAEIIESIDMLALPVRVGRCSAFKVRTFFNELYVSRKKTYIFISGCRPDLGCTIALRGASNVLLGKVKNIMEFMVYVVYNSKLESSLLRDESVETPEEAGESSMSNSVQVLPDGQRSLSLTSATDSRSGPTTIVNQPSSESEPPSQTAVESSTISGEDETEVANLPTPATERLKLVSLHEHHSHASHESQVPDDVPMPTFYSDMVAKYETKILSASPYVKFKQPHLLMKAREQERRLLYLKRLRDQDAVEEDSEKTDPQKFLLIKPEMVEKIGQQAPRQIMEILHAVHDAEYDKALYNYQTQTRQWETYIQGNLDLFDPYSHQNIVVLYSVICTETKIPCIEPTIIAINFYDEQHVDTGMDPDCTLGQYIVDLAYSKNDICNSNGCERKMAEHHRTYVHDQYRITVFVEYFPNTAPRAPELGDGITMWTYCKLCKKDSKEMAMSEATFKYSFGKYLELLYWGRGLKMKDAVQCSHDHQQDHVRYFTLGDSRIRIHWDPIDLLEIVVPRARITWKVVNDLKLKNEIYTKMEERWSKFMASVRARLKSIRIDSVLPEKAESCKAEVERLTKRAQEEQPKMVRQLQSIYVNSKYYEVVPFNSLVRDMLEKAGDWDQAFAKFEADFLGDKDMRQLTMMQLKKMFTDNESKESLSSTEGTGPSTEGDDRTSQPFTESEDKSTQPTEYTGTTAASTASSKLGDEREMDEKLAMDEDGRIETPAECAVERAEPLDLSASPTALSSSPSKVLPPLIDSNGSSRRATSPRPSVSSTTMGRSPTESSLPDQSLSEKVEEMRRERTVQTGQAAERADVPAEAYKAAPECPARRSGTNVSPPMVRTISHPARVLPRSQSMGKSGVKDAKGGLETHSEQASDVSIKGDKKLSDRLGLNALKSRSKATASGIPRLVHKKRETKVSNLARHFEQLSREFEKERIRDRKERAASLRQPRARLPRTSTKAIVQVYDDVNEAFEEPAGPAEQTAEGQKAGFAAAHAASEPPQSDMPPEKMAEKEAKPESQQSEDRDDGSNSNASQVASDDDGGASDGEEATVSDDILPGIEELADALEPSTEIPLELPKHQKTSLMKYLTNFWAERSASGWPPLEYPVNSTDHIFVDSDIIVREDEPSSVIALALSSDDYKAKLANIRNEAQQMMQRENESAETEPKSLPMSDFGDGMVDEAELKKSLLRTMGTHLRYQFKEGAAVMTCKIFYAEQFDALRRKCGVAERVVESLSRCMKWDSRGGKTKSVFLKTLDDRLVLKSLSPIETSAFVQFAPGYFTIMAEALFHDLPSVIAKMLGFFQVIIKNPSTGTETKLDLLITENLFYDRSPTRIFDLKGSMRNRKIQSTGEQNEVLLDENMVEYIYESPLFAREHSKKLLRASVWNDTLFLARQNVMDYSLMIAVDEERKELVVGIIDCIRTYTWDKKLESWIKDRGFAGGNRNRPTVTSPKEYKSRFRAAMARYILQAPNCWHLFNNPQYPVYSGRARFEEAEGQKTDMGFEARDQSGRAELCRTGVLCETVRWEEKDEKWEISAPLRKHTIRTVSASLPLDPDAPMSIDLDWETLTQGPDGDALAERIRSFVHDKFQTVPLPRFIRAVNVHGFEFGTIAPALELKDITDPLPDFYEQELDDDEASEGSDDDGDGGSFAPPSASAVDLGAEARLLDRRQYRQHQQHQQKQQQQQDQQQQRRHHPTSLKTALRGGDFAGYDLGSPFLGTSTPGILGGPGLNYFQSHLGTGTHTPLAAVAGAHLGNGGWIGSSTPVLDLSSYSAADVGTTRPSHSRQRSESSIISSVDNFLDHPQHPASQAQAHAQAEQALREKSSVSTLAPTSVSTSRPPTRDTHILGSAAGGEGDDDNDDDLAGRRNVREARVEDVQAVFRIRYAGDIKLNLTAEILLDYPMPSFVGIPLKLNITGMSFDGVGVLANIRKRVHFCFLSPEDAAAAVGSDEAGPEGETEGGGNQLPPKGRLGGLLQEIKVESEIGERDGGKQSLKNVGKVERFVLEQVRRIFDEEFVYPSFWTFLV